The genomic DNA AAACACAACAATTAGCGATGTACGCTATGATGGTAGTGCACATTCTGGTCATATTGCATTCACGATTACCTATAAGGGTAGAAAGGGTAACATGGGCAATAGTTCGCCGAGCGTAACTTTCGATAAAAACTTGTATTATGCAAATCTTGTAACAGCTAACACTGAGGAAGCAAGCAAGTACTATATGCGTGGTGCTTATGAGCATGCTGATGTTTTCTATACTCATCTGCTTAAGTTTGATAGAGATAAGTTTATTCCACTACGCAAAGGGACGAGCAGGGACGACAACTCAAACTCATTAACTTACAACATTAATCTTGTTGCAAATGATGGGCATGAAACCGAATTGGCTAACTTTCAAGTGAAAGTAACAGGCTTTAAGCCGCTTTCTGCCTTGAATGATGAACTTATCATTGCAGGCAGTGCAGCAACGAATGAGTTCTTTAAAAAGCACTTTGCCAATAAGGCTAATGGTGATTACACCGATAAAGTGAAGAGTTTATCACAGCAATTATGGTTTGATAAAGTACAGATGACATTAATGCGTAATGGGGAAAACATTATGCTGTATGCTGACAAGGTAAAAAGTGAAAATGGTAATTTTAAGGTTACAGCTTGGGTTCCTAAACACAATCCTTTGGCATCTGACATCTTTTTCTTAGAACCTCGTATTGAGGTGTTGAGTGCCGCTAAAAAGGGCAGCGTCCTTACAATCAAGTATAAACTTGTTTTTGTTAATGATGCGACCATAACTGGAAGTAAAGAGCGTACTCTCGAGGCGCACCTTTAGTTTGATTACCTGATCACACTTGCTGTATCAATTTGGGCAATTGGAAAGTTTTTTGTACTTTTGTGCATCGAATGATAGGTTATCCTTTCCACCTTATATATATAAAGAGGGAGAAGAAGGATGAAGAAAAGCTACCATACGTAGTAATGTAGAAATTACACGCAACAAGAACTATGGCAAAATTAACAGTAAACAATTACGAAGAGCTTGCTGCCCGACTGGGTGAGAAGCTTGGTGAGAGCGAGTGGTTACTCGTTGACCAAGAGAGAATTAACCTCTTTGCTGATGCTACGCTCGACCATCAGTGGATTCATGTTGACACAAAGCGTGCAGCAGTAGAAAGCCAGTATAAGAGCACCATCGCGCATGGCTATCTGACACTTTCGTTGCTTCCACACATGTGGCAGGAGATTATCGAGGTTAACAACCTCAAGATGATGGTCAACTATGGTATGGATAAGATGCGCTTCGGTCGTCCGGTCCTCGTGAACTCACGTGTTCGCCTTGTAGCCACACTCGATAGTATTGAGAACCTTCGTGGTATCTGCAAGGCTGGTATCAAGTTCCAGATTGAGATTAAAGGCGAGCGCAAACCAGCACTTGAGGGTATTGCAACTTTCCTTTATTACTTTGAATAAGTAAGATAAGAACTTCTAAATAATCCGTAGGCAGTCATAGACAATTCGTATCGTTTATGGCTGCCTATGACTGTTTTCTGTCATTAAAGCATTGTTTTAGCCATACAAATAATGTTAAAAGTAGACTTATATCATTAACGATAAATGCAATTTATTGTACCTTTGCAGTAAGAATAGATTTTCAGGTAACACATTGAATAGGACATACTTCACAATTTAGAAGTTATCAAAAACATTAAGGAATCAAAGTATGGCATACAACCAACTAAAACTGCAGAACCAACTCTGCTTCAGATTGTACACAGCGAGCCGCTTAGTTACTCAAACTTATTACCCATTCCTTGAGGACTTGGGGATTACCTATCCTCAATATCTCGTGCTAATGGCTCTGTGGGAAGAAGATAATCAGAAGGTGATGGAACTTGCTCACCGTCTTTATCTTGATTCAAACACTATGACTCCACTCGTCCAGCGTATGGCACAAATCGGTTTGGTTGACCGTGTGAAAGGTGAGAGAGACGGAAGGGAAACCTACGTGTCGCTTACCAAACATGGAAAAGAACTACAAGAGAAGGCTAAGAATATCCCTTCTTGTATGGTTGAGAAACTCTTTGAGAACAATGAAGAATTTGCTCAATTCAAGGATATTGCCGTAGACCTCGACCACCTTATTGCTCGTCTTTCAGGACAACGTACTAAGGAAAAGGAGGCTGTGATGGCTAAGATGCGTGAGGAACGCTTAGCGTCTAAAAAGAAAAGAAAGTAAACGATAGCCTTTAGCAAACAAGGGGACAAGGGGGCATTCATAATTAATAATTCATAATTCATAATTATGATTACCACCATTTGCTGTGTTTATTGTTACAAGCAACACGTCAACTTGTCAACTCGTCAACTTGCAAACTTGCAAACTTGCAAACTTGCAAACTTGCTGTGTTTATTGTTGCAAGTAACTTGTTCACTCGTAAACTTGTCAACATGTCAACTTGCAAACTTGCAAACTTACTGTGTTTATTGTTGCAAGTAACTTGTTCACTCGTAAACTTGTCAACATGTCAACTTGCAAACTTGCAAACTTGCAAACTTGCTATGTTTATTGTTGCAAGTAACTTGTTCACTCGTAAACTTGTCAACATGTCAACTTGCAAACTTGCAAACTTGCAAACTTGTCAACTCAATTTTCCTTTCTTTTCTTGCTTATTCTCTATATTTTTCATACTTTTGTAACGTGTCATAATGCGGTTGTGTCAAAGCAATATGAGCAATTGCAAGTATAGCATAAACGAACGAAAAAATATGAAAAAGATACTACTCTTACTCACTACACTCCTCTTTACAATAGGAGTGCATGCACAAAAAGACGTTGTCTCGGTGGCAGATGCAATTAAAATCTTCCAAGCAAAGACGCTACAAGTGGGCAAACAGGTGTTAGAGAAGCAAGGTTATAGCTATAAAGGAGTTTCCTCTGACGAGTTCGGAAAAGATTATAACTGGGTAAAGAACATGAATTTAACCAGTGACTTCCTACCAACTGCAATGAAACGTGGTAACTCCAGTATGGTACTCTTGGCGCAAGATGGTAAGACAGTCTATATCTATGTCTTTAACCGTATGGCTTTCGCAGGCTTACAGACACAGGTAAAGGCACTGGGATACGACATGGGTAAGGCTGTGAAAGGCGACAAGAGTACACTGATTTGTACGAAGGATAACCAGCCTACAATTAGTTTTCTGACACTCCAGCAGCCTCTCCCTTACTGCGTTCAGATAACTGAATAAGGAATAAGACAAAGGAAAGAAAAGAAAATAATGAAAAAGAAACCAACCTATAAAGTCCCTGTTTCCATCTGTGCGATTGTATTAGTGGTAGGTGCAATCGTACTTGCTATTCTTATGGAAACACGTGAGATGGCACCTCCTCGTAAGTATGAGGTGGACATGTCGGGTGAGGTTATCGGCATTGATAACGGTCCGAAGATTCCTGTGTTGACAAAGGAAGAAGAAAAAGAGGTAGAAGTGAAAGAGGTAAAGAAAAAAGAAACCCCTAAAGAAGAGACTTCAGAATCAGAGAAAACCGAAGAACCAGAGGCTCCTGTCATTGTTCCTAATGTGCCTGAAGGACAGACAGAACCTGTTGTGAAGGCTCCAATGCCTGAGATTAAGAAGCCTACAATTGATAAGATTGAAAACTAAGTACTTATCTAAGTAAATTGTGTCAACAGCAAAATACCACTTTGATAAGTTCATTGTTTTAGACAAAATGATAAATCAAAGACCCTTTCAAAACTCGTCATCGAGTAGAGAAAGGGTCTTTTTGGGTGAGTAGGAAAAAACTGTTACAAAGGGTTTCTCGGTTATCCCCCTCCCTCTTTGGGGAGGGGCTGGAACCAGCAATTAATTTTCCTGTCATTTCTGTCATTTCTATTAAACACTTAACTTGTTATATCACAGAAAGATATACGAAATGTTAAAAGTGACAGCAAAACGGAAACAAAACTATTCTTGTATTTTATGTGATAATTTCTCTCTTATTTGGGAACACTTATCATTCCATAGTTTGGAAAGAGTTTTTTTATAATTAGCTATTTGTGTACCATTTCCCCACCTTTTTCCTACTGAGCCAAAACACTTTGGCAAGTTCATTATTCAAGACAAAATGATAAATAAAAGACCCTTTCAAAACTCGTTATCGAGCAGAGAAAGGGTCTTTTTATCTTTCCGTTAGCCACATCATTGGTCCAGTAGGAAAAAGAGATGAGATTAGTATATTACCATCTGACTTGGGTTATCCTACCATTTTTGACTGTTGCCGTGATAACATAGCTACGCTTTGACTTACCTCCTTTTCGTTCAATGTCAAGCGTTGCAGGTATCTTTACTCGAACTTCTGCACCAGCCTCATTGCTCTTTTTGCTTACCTCTGCTGGTGAACCAAGTCGCCAATTAAGCGTCTTGACATCAGCCTGATAAAGTTTATCAGTCATATAACGACGGATGTCTTTTGCTGTTGAACCGCCTGCTCCGAGGAAGTTTAATGATGGAGCAACAGCACCGGCAATCTTATCGTTGCTCTTACTATTAATACCTTGCAAGAGTTGGCGTACAGCAGCAACGGCTCGTGTGCGTTCCCCTTCCGATACTTTTAACTCCACAGGCTCTTCCTTTTCTGCTTGTGCAGGGGAAGATGATGCCATCAGACTTTTCAGTTTCTCATCAGCTTCCCTGCTGTGGATGCCGTTAGGATGTTGTGCCTTATAGCCGAGAAAAGCATCCTCATTGTTTTTAGCAACAGCTTGTGCCCAATCCATCTCGTCAATTTTGGTTTCAAACTCGCCACGATATTTTGAGTCTGGGTACTTCGCAATGAACTGTTGTAGCACTTCCTTTGAGTTGCTGGTCAATGCAACAGACAAGTCATTATTGGCTTGTTGCATCGTCTGTGTGGTTGTTGACAACTCCTTTAGGCGTGCTGACACACTGTCACGATGTGCTTTAGAGGCTGTTGGATTTTCCTTGAGATAATTCTTTAATACCGTAGGCTCGTTGCTACTAATTGCTTGTGCAAAAGCCTCCTGCTCGCTGTTAGCTTTGCTGATACCCACGCCTTGGTTATAAAGGAAGAGCAATACGGCAGCAGTGATGGCAGCGATGAGCAATGAAACAGCCAGTGAAAGATGGTTATTCTTGTCGGAAGTGTTCGCCTCCTCGTTCTCTTTGCCCTCTACAATTGCCTCAGCATTCGCAATCACCTCTTCATCAGCATTGTTGTCAATGATGAAATCGGCATCAACAGCCTCATCCTCTATTTCAGACTTGCGTAAAGAATCTTGTATTTTAGCGTTGTAGTTATCCCCTTCGTTCTCTTTTGCTTCCTGTGTAGGGATAATCACATCCTCATTTTCAGTTGCGTCTTCCTTGTCAACAGACATAAGTACAATGGGTTCCTGCTCGTTACTTTCGTTAGTAGCCCCATCAGTGTGGTGCTCAGTAGTAGTTGCGGAAGACTCTTTATGGCGTTCCGTATGATGACAATTCGGACAAGATGGCTCCTCTTTGAGGTATAATTCACTGCAATAAGAACATTTAATGATATGTCCGGCAATCTCTACACCGCAGCTTGGGCATACGGGAGCCTTATCGCTCACTTGATGGCCACATTCAGGACATTTGATGATCATTTATCTAATGTAAGATTATAGTAGGGTGATAATATTCTTTTCCTTTTCTCTTTGTGTCGACGCTATCGCCTTCGTCGGTATCGTATCTCGCGCATACTATGCTTACCCATCAGTCGAGACTTATCAACATAGCCATTGACACCGTTGATACGTCCCTTTCCAGTGTACTGCCAAGCAAAGATGTCTCTTCCATCATTCAGTTCTGGCTCACGCCCATTATACTGTGCAATGAAAAGGAGATAGCCGTTGAGTGCACCGCTGAGATAACGATTATAGAAGTTTGTATAGGTGTAAACCAAGGGTTTGACACCGTACTCCTTTGTCATAAGTATGAGAAACTTCTGCAAGCTATCACGCAATGCCTCAGTACTCAGTCCGCCAGTCGTCTCAATGTCTACCATCGGGATGAGGTCTTGGTCTTGTGGGCGACACTGCATACGGAAGTTACGCAACTGTTCCTCTTGTGGGACAGCTGGACGATAAAAGTGGTAAGACCCCACATTCATACCGTAACGTTGTGCTGCTTCGATATTGTCAAGATAGCGTTGGTCGATACGCGACCCACCTTCAGTAGCTTTTAAGTAAACGTAATTGAGCTTATGATTGCTATTCTCTGCTACTGTTTCCCACCATACATCACCCTGATAATGGCTCATATCAAGTCCATGTACATGGCTGCAAGTGTCTTCACATTGAATTGTATATTGTGCCTTAAGACCTGCAAAAGAGAATATGCAGGCTATGAGCATTATTATCTTTTTAAACTTCATAAGTGCAAAGATAACATTTTAAGTTGAGATAACCGTCTGAACAATATATAATTCTGTGGATTTTAGTATTTCTTAATTCATAAATCATTGAGTTATTGCTGTTTTCTCACAACAATTTGTTCTCAACTCAGCAACACATTGAATGGTGCTGACCATCAGCACAACGCAGAAAAAGGTTTCCTACTATACCTCTGCAGCCTTGCAATACTGGTCGTAAAGCCACTTCTTTTGTTCAGCTATGGTGAGATGGCTGTTATCAAGTTCGATGGCATCATCAGCTTTACGGAGTGGTGATGTCTCACGATGAGAGTCAATATAGTCGCGTTCTTGCACATTCTTGAGGATATCGGCAAAGTCTGCCTCCATACCCTTCGTCTTCAATTCGTCATAACGACGCTGCGCACGCACCTCAGCTGATGCGGTAACGAAGATTTTCAACTCGGCATGAGGGAAGACAACGGTACCAATGTCTCGCCCGTCCATAACAATACCCTTCTCTGCTCCCATACGCTGCTGCTGTTCGACAAGTGCCTTACGTACGAAGGCGAGTGTAGCAATAGGACTCACGTGTGATGAAACCTCCATTGTACGGATGTCGTTTTCAACATTTTCACCATTGAGATAGGTGTCAGGACGACCAGTTTCCTTGTTGAGTTGGAAGCTGATGTTGATATCCTTCATTTGCTCTTGCAACTCTTTCTCACGGATTGTACCATCTGCATTGAAGAGGTTATGACGCAGTGCATAGAGTGTAACAGAACGATACATTGCACCAGTATCTACATAGATATAGCCAATCTCCTTGGCAAGGTCTTTTGCCATTGTACTCTTTCCACATGATGAAAAGCCGTCGATGGCGATAGTTATTTTCTTCATATATTTTGTTAATTCATAATTCACATCCACTTAATTCATAATTCATAATTCACAATTCATAATTATGAATACCGATGCTTAATATGTTTATTGCTACTGCTTAATATGTTTATTGTTATAAACAGCTTGTCAATTCATTATCACCTATCATTTAACACCAAACACTCTATACACATTCTCATTGGTTTGGCGGGCAAATTCGGATTCATCAATGCCATAACTAAGGGCAAGTGTGCGCATTACTTCTACGATAAAGGCACTTTCGTTGCGCTTACCACGATGGGGAACAGGTGCCATATAAGGGCTATCGGTTTCAAGGACGATGCGGTCGAGAGGTACTGCAGCAGGCAAATCTTCACGTAGATGACTGCTCTTAAAGGTGGACACACCACCGATGCCTAACATAAAACGGTCGAAACGGAGGAACTCCTCTGCTTCTTTCTGATTACCAGTAAAACAGTGGAAGACACCCCCTGGCAGTTCTTTCTTATAGGGTCGCATGATGTGTAACATCTCGTTTTGTGCCTTACGGCAGTGTATCATCAGCGGAAGACGTGTCTCAACGCTCCATTTCACAGCCTCTTCAAAGGCGGCAAGCTGCTGCTTTTCGTACTCACGTGTCCAATAGAAATCGAGTCCTACCTCACCAATGGCAATGACCGTCTCACCTGGTTTTGCTGTTCCCTCTGCCTTTTGACGGAGCGAGAGGAGGATTCGTTCGTGCATAGCGTCCAATACTTCACGCCAATTATCGCGTACCTCCTCTGGCTGCAACCCTATCATCGGATAGCAAATATCAGGATACTGACGACATACAGCTAATACGGTATCCATGGATTTGAGGTCGATAGCAGGTAGGAATATCTTTCCTACACCTGCCTCACGAGCACGATTGATAACCTCTGGTAGGTCATCAGCAAAGTCTTCTACATCTAAATGTGCGTGGGTGTCGATAATCATTGGGTGTTGGGTGATGAATGTTGGGTGTTGGGTGATAGGTGTTAAATGTTGGGTGTTGATGAAGTGTTTGTTGGGTGTTGGATGTTGAATGTTGGGTGTTGTTGATTTGTTGGATGACAGGTCTTGACGAGTAGTATTTCTCAGCAATCAATGCACCTATTTAACTTTATCCTAACCTTATCCTATTTGCCTCCCTCCCCTTTCGGGGAGGGTCGGGGTGGGGCTTTTCTTATCTCTTCCTATGCATCATCTTCTGTGCATAAGCTAATAGTTCAGCCTTACGTTCATCAGGCAGGTTCACAGCAGCAAGGTATTTGTTAGCCTCATCAAAATAATAGTTGATGCGCTCAATTGCCATCTTGTCAACACCGATGTTATTGTATAGATGAGTGACAGCGGTAACTTTCTCTTCGTGATTAAAGTTCTCGCAATTAATCCACTTCTCTAATTCCTTACGCTGACGAGCATTCGCTTTGTTGAAAGCATTGATGAGCATATAAGTCTTTTTGTTGCAGACAATATCGCCACCTACCTTCTTGCCGAACACTTTTGGGTCGCCATAGACATCGAGGTAATCGTCTTGCAGCTGGAAAGCCAGACCAATCTGTTCGCCAAACTTATAGAGATTTTCTATATCTTCAGCTGGTGCGTCAGCGAGGATAGCACCAATCTTCATCGCACAAGCTAATAGTACACTCGTCTTCAGACGAATCATCTCAATGTATTCCTCCTCCTTTACGTCATTACGATTCTCAAACTCCATGTCATACTGCTGACCCTCACCAATCTCAAGTGCCGTAATAGTAAAAAGACGGAGCACCTCACGGAGATACTTCGTGTCACACTGTTCCATTCTTTCGAAAGCTAAAACCAGCATAGAGTCGCCCGAAAGGATAGCCGTGTTAGCATCCCAACGCACATGAACCGTCTGCTGTCCACGTCGAAGTGGTGCATCATCCATCAAGTCATCGTGCAAAAGTGTATAGTTATGGTAGGTCTCAAGGGCGCAAGCCGGTGAGAGGATTGTCTCTGGGTCGTCCTTAAAAAGATTGTATGAGAGGAGCATCAACGTAGGACGAATGCGCTTTCCTCCGAGTGAGAGGACATATTTTATAGGGTCATACAAACTCTGTGGCTTACGGTCGTAAGTGAGATTGTCAATATACTCATTAATTTTACTCAGAATTTCATCAGCAGTATACATATAGAGTTGGGGTTAAAAGTTATTTAATATTCATCGTTAAATTAGTCTCTGACAGATCAGACACCTTATGAGAGTTGGAAGACAAACGGTATCTCTATCAACGAACGGCAGGGTTTATTCTTCTCTATGCCTGGTTTCCATTTGCCCATTGTCTTGAGAACGCGCAGGACTTCATCGTTAAGAACGGGTACTTTTCCACTCTTTATATTGACATCATCAACCGTACCATCGGTATTAATGATGAACGTAATATTCACCGTGCCTTGCAGTTTGTTCTCTTTTGCAGCGGCAGGATATTGCAATGTCTTTGTAAGCCATTTCATAAACTCCACCCATCCACCTGGTGGTGTAGGTGTTTCGGAGAGGATTCGCTTACTAACCTTGTCGTCATAGCGTTCCACAACCTTGTCGGAAGTGTCATCAGTCATCTTCTCCATCTCCTTTTTAGCTTCTTCTTTTATCTTCGGAGGTTCAGGAGTTGTGGACACCATAGGCATAACTATCGGTTCATCACTCACCTGTGGCGCACCCGTTTTCTTATCATTCGAGTTCATACTTCCCGCATCGTGAGGTGTCACCTTATTCGGAACGTCACGGCGTTTGAGGTTGAGCAGGTCCTCCATCGTTGGCTTCTTATCCTCTTGCGTCTTGGCAAGGTTCTGCTGATCGATGGCAGGCAACATATCCATATCGTGCAGCGTGACGTTCTTGATGGTCTTAGTATTAGCCGAATCATCATCACTCCCCGTTGCATTATACTCCATGGCAACAAAGAAGAAAGACAGTGCAACAATGATTCCCAAGAGGAAACCAACCCACCGCTTATTCTCTAAATCTGCTCTATTTGACTTCTTTATTTCCAAGATAAGATATACTAAACACCTATTTCTGCCGTTATACAATCCATAATGGGCACAAAAACGCCACATTAAAGTTGCAACGACAAAAGTAATAAGATATTCGGAAAAAGATGTAACTTTGCCGAGAAATTAATTTAGATTAAATGAAAAAAATCGTTTTCACCCTCCTCTTAGTCCTTTTTGCGGCTGTAATCAGGGCACAGGAGAGTCAAACTGAATACAACTTCCTACGTCTTCCAGTGAGTG from Prevotella melaninogenica includes the following:
- a CDS encoding zinc ribbon domain-containing protein, with translation MIIKCPECGHQVSDKAPVCPSCGVEIAGHIIKCSYCSELYLKEEPSCPNCHHTERHKESSATTTEHHTDGATNESNEQEPIVLMSVDKEDATENEDVIIPTQEAKENEGDNYNAKIQDSLRKSEIEDEAVDADFIIDNNADEEVIANAEAIVEGKENEEANTSDKNNHLSLAVSLLIAAITAAVLLFLYNQGVGISKANSEQEAFAQAISSNEPTVLKNYLKENPTASKAHRDSVSARLKELSTTTQTMQQANNDLSVALTSNSKEVLQQFIAKYPDSKYRGEFETKIDEMDWAQAVAKNNEDAFLGYKAQHPNGIHSREADEKLKSLMASSSPAQAEKEEPVELKVSEGERTRAVAAVRQLLQGINSKSNDKIAGAVAPSLNFLGAGGSTAKDIRRYMTDKLYQADVKTLNWRLGSPAEVSKKSNEAGAEVRVKIPATLDIERKGGKSKRSYVITATVKNGRITQVRW
- a CDS encoding TatD family hydrolase, which translates into the protein MIIDTHAHLDVEDFADDLPEVINRAREAGVGKIFLPAIDLKSMDTVLAVCRQYPDICYPMIGLQPEEVRDNWREVLDAMHERILLSLRQKAEGTAKPGETVIAIGEVGLDFYWTREYEKQQLAAFEEAVKWSVETRLPLMIHCRKAQNEMLHIMRPYKKELPGGVFHCFTGNQKEAEEFLRFDRFMLGIGGVSTFKSSHLREDLPAAVPLDRIVLETDSPYMAPVPHRGKRNESAFIVEVMRTLALSYGIDESEFARQTNENVYRVFGVK
- a CDS encoding polyprenyl synthetase family protein, whose protein sequence is MYTADEILSKINEYIDNLTYDRKPQSLYDPIKYVLSLGGKRIRPTLMLLSYNLFKDDPETILSPACALETYHNYTLLHDDLMDDAPLRRGQQTVHVRWDANTAILSGDSMLVLAFERMEQCDTKYLREVLRLFTITALEIGEGQQYDMEFENRNDVKEEEYIEMIRLKTSVLLACAMKIGAILADAPAEDIENLYKFGEQIGLAFQLQDDYLDVYGDPKVFGKKVGGDIVCNKKTYMLINAFNKANARQRKELEKWINCENFNHEEKVTAVTHLYNNIGVDKMAIERINYYFDEANKYLAAVNLPDERKAELLAYAQKMMHRKR
- a CDS encoding energy transducer TonB codes for the protein MEIKKSNRADLENKRWVGFLLGIIVALSFFFVAMEYNATGSDDDSANTKTIKNVTLHDMDMLPAIDQQNLAKTQEDKKPTMEDLLNLKRRDVPNKVTPHDAGSMNSNDKKTGAPQVSDEPIVMPMVSTTPEPPKIKEEAKKEMEKMTDDTSDKVVERYDDKVSKRILSETPTPPGGWVEFMKWLTKTLQYPAAAKENKLQGTVNITFIINTDGTVDDVNIKSGKVPVLNDEVLRVLKTMGKWKPGIEKNKPCRSLIEIPFVFQLS
- a CDS encoding MaoC family dehydratase, encoding MAKLTVNNYEELAARLGEKLGESEWLLVDQERINLFADATLDHQWIHVDTKRAAVESQYKSTIAHGYLTLSLLPHMWQEIIEVNNLKMMVNYGMDKMRFGRPVLVNSRVRLVATLDSIENLRGICKAGIKFQIEIKGERKPALEGIATFLYYFE
- the cmk gene encoding (d)CMP kinase codes for the protein MKKITIAIDGFSSCGKSTMAKDLAKEIGYIYVDTGAMYRSVTLYALRHNLFNADGTIREKELQEQMKDINISFQLNKETGRPDTYLNGENVENDIRTMEVSSHVSPIATLAFVRKALVEQQQRMGAEKGIVMDGRDIGTVVFPHAELKIFVTASAEVRAQRRYDELKTKGMEADFADILKNVQERDYIDSHRETSPLRKADDAIELDNSHLTIAEQKKWLYDQYCKAAEV
- a CDS encoding glycoside hydrolase family 25 protein encodes the protein MKFKKIIMLIACIFSFAGLKAQYTIQCEDTCSHVHGLDMSHYQGDVWWETVAENSNHKLNYVYLKATEGGSRIDQRYLDNIEAAQRYGMNVGSYHFYRPAVPQEEQLRNFRMQCRPQDQDLIPMVDIETTGGLSTEALRDSLQKFLILMTKEYGVKPLVYTYTNFYNRYLSGALNGYLLFIAQYNGREPELNDGRDIFAWQYTGKGRINGVNGYVDKSRLMGKHSMREIRYRRRR
- a CDS encoding MarR family winged helix-turn-helix transcriptional regulator, whose protein sequence is MAYNQLKLQNQLCFRLYTASRLVTQTYYPFLEDLGITYPQYLVLMALWEEDNQKVMELAHRLYLDSNTMTPLVQRMAQIGLVDRVKGERDGRETYVSLTKHGKELQEKAKNIPSCMVEKLFENNEEFAQFKDIAVDLDHLIARLSGQRTKEKEAVMAKMREERLASKKKRK
- a CDS encoding lipoprotein 17-related variable surface protein, which encodes MRKFIFAVAIVLLFAACGGEDNSLTPTPPTVEKVVEVTTDDIVKFFNLDKQMNVYQATEKAKADLGNKTVNGKQLNVTSVSVVKSDEEQGTFTLRVTGNSGGKTFTKDVDYTGFAQKPNDYAMASRAVAKWREGVDYLKDFDFDTLYRLKDNSKFTAGYMQKFIDLSSSSVGGNNQYTFTPADWANTTISDVRYDGSAHSGHIAFTITYKGRKGNMGNSSPSVTFDKNLYYANLVTANTEEASKYYMRGAYEHADVFYTHLLKFDRDKFIPLRKGTSRDDNSNSLTYNINLVANDGHETELANFQVKVTGFKPLSALNDELIIAGSAATNEFFKKHFANKANGDYTDKVKSLSQQLWFDKVQMTLMRNGENIMLYADKVKSENGNFKVTAWVPKHNPLASDIFFLEPRIEVLSAAKKGSVLTIKYKLVFVNDATITGSKERTLEAHL